A part of Penaeus vannamei isolate JL-2024 chromosome 1, ASM4276789v1, whole genome shotgun sequence genomic DNA contains:
- the LOC113812982 gene encoding required for excision 1-B domain-containing protein: MFLHKVSFGKFRNVAFIRTFLVELPLVPHKELPAIMKDQSVMRENTVASEIRKFNLLQEQRVHTYRLFEEGHKIYLSTSPNYDFPTFRQLVHDITQEFKRISADIIAIEKNLRSSGNAAVADTILAIQECEKKKLELTAHLQLARQMVTECSEGELEKMKEKEIRAELGHVVEEINDHLTELRYEVYNGE, translated from the exons ATGTTTCTGCACAAAGTCTCGTTTGGGAAGTTCCGAAACGTGGCTTTTATTCGCACTTTCCTCGTCGAACTCCCGTTGGTGCCGCACAAAGAACTTCCTGCAATAATGAAAG ATCAATCAGTAATGCGGGAAAACACAGTTGCCTCTGAAATTCGCAAGTTTAACTTGCTACAGGAGCAGCGAGTTCATACATATAGACTTTTTGAAGA GGGGCACAAGATATATTTGAGTACGAGCCCAAACTACGACTTCCCCACTTTTCGGCAGCTGGTTCATGATATCACACAAGAATTCAAGAGAATATCAGCAGATATCATAGCTATTGAGAAGAACCTTAGATCTAGTGGTAATGCTGCTGTTGCAGATACAATTCTAGCAATTCAAGAATGTGAAAAGAAGAAGTTAGAGTTG ACCGCACACCTGCAGCTTGCACGACAGATGGTTACAGAGTGCAGTGAAGGTGAactagaaaagatgaaagaaaaggaaattagagCCGAGCTGGGACATGTTGTAGAAGAAATAAATGACCATTTAACTGAGCTACGATATGAAGTTTACAACGGGGAATAA